A genomic segment from Segniliparus rotundus DSM 44985 encodes:
- a CDS encoding ABC transporter family substrate-binding protein: MRCARRVFSVGLSLVLLGSGCSGSFAPQRSSTTTQSAAPPGPRSVIVAVDGVGVGDGGFNPHLVADLSQVTAAVASLTLPSPFRPAADPSAPGGVAWNLDRSFLAAADVVGHAPFTVRYRVRGEAQWSDGAPIAAEDFQYLWRQMTTQPGVADAGGYGLIDEIRSGAGGKEVTVVFRDEYPRWKELFADLLPAHVGRDDLGGFPRAFQNGITVAGASFRVEHMDRNKEEVELVRNDRYWDSPAWADKILLRRMGSGTQLAAALRNKEAQLVLVHGSASVLAQLQAVPQVRAEVRAGQAALSLILNARDARLRDQEARQALLGVLDQGLLARIGAQDAVALPPGGVDPPERVLPDQAREKLVQLGYAPLPERTPSGPAPGAPLILGKDGRPLAMSIGVAQNDARAFAVASTAADQWRSIGVAASVVQLAPEELYGAALRDNKVQAIVGWSAAGGDLATSLYSRYACPDNPGGASLSDPQAPVDPVGLGGVRNLAGVCAPELQTDFLRALSGKFSGADLQAEVIARFTPLAVELPLMRDAGLFAVGPGISGVAFGGPSSVGPMAGAAGWELH, translated from the coding sequence ATGCGGTGCGCACGACGGGTGTTCTCTGTCGGGCTCTCGCTCGTGCTCCTCGGCTCCGGGTGCTCCGGCTCCTTCGCCCCGCAACGTTCCTCCACCACCACGCAGAGCGCCGCGCCGCCTGGTCCGCGCTCTGTGATCGTCGCGGTGGACGGCGTCGGGGTCGGCGACGGCGGCTTCAACCCGCACCTCGTCGCCGATCTCTCCCAAGTGACCGCCGCTGTCGCGTCGCTGACGTTGCCGAGCCCCTTCCGGCCCGCCGCCGACCCGTCCGCCCCCGGCGGCGTCGCGTGGAACTTGGACCGCTCGTTCCTCGCCGCCGCCGACGTGGTGGGACATGCCCCGTTCACCGTTCGTTACCGTGTGCGCGGCGAGGCGCAATGGTCGGACGGGGCTCCGATCGCCGCTGAGGATTTCCAGTACCTCTGGCGGCAGATGACCACACAGCCCGGGGTCGCCGACGCCGGCGGATACGGGCTGATCGACGAGATCCGGTCCGGAGCTGGCGGCAAAGAGGTCACCGTCGTTTTCCGCGACGAGTACCCGCGCTGGAAAGAGTTGTTCGCCGACCTCCTGCCCGCCCACGTCGGGCGCGACGACCTCGGTGGTTTCCCCAGGGCTTTCCAGAACGGCATCACCGTGGCGGGCGCCAGCTTCCGCGTCGAGCACATGGACCGCAACAAAGAGGAAGTGGAACTGGTCCGCAATGACCGGTACTGGGACTCCCCGGCGTGGGCGGACAAGATCCTGCTGCGGCGGATGGGCTCGGGCACGCAGCTGGCGGCGGCGTTGCGCAACAAGGAGGCGCAGCTCGTCCTCGTGCACGGCAGCGCGTCCGTGCTCGCCCAGTTGCAGGCGGTCCCGCAAGTGCGGGCCGAGGTCAGGGCCGGGCAGGCCGCCTTGAGCCTCATCCTCAACGCCAGAGACGCGCGGTTGCGCGACCAAGAGGCCCGCCAAGCCCTGCTCGGGGTGCTCGACCAAGGCCTGCTCGCGCGCATCGGGGCGCAGGACGCGGTCGCCCTGCCCCCCGGCGGCGTCGATCCGCCGGAGCGCGTCCTGCCGGACCAGGCTCGGGAGAAGCTCGTGCAGCTGGGGTACGCCCCCCTGCCGGAAAGAACGCCCTCCGGCCCGGCTCCTGGCGCGCCGCTGATCCTCGGCAAGGACGGGCGCCCACTGGCAATGTCCATCGGCGTCGCGCAGAACGACGCGCGGGCGTTCGCCGTCGCCAGCACAGCCGCCGACCAATGGCGGTCGATCGGCGTGGCGGCCTCCGTTGTGCAGCTCGCGCCGGAAGAGCTGTACGGCGCGGCGTTGCGCGACAACAAAGTCCAGGCGATTGTGGGCTGGTCCGCGGCGGGCGGGGATCTCGCCACATCGCTGTACTCGCGCTACGCCTGCCCCGACAACCCCGGCGGGGCGTCATTGTCGGACCCGCAGGCCCCGGTCGATCCGGTCGGCCTCGGCGGGGTGCGCAACCTCGCAGGCGTGTGCGCGCCGGAACTGCAAACCGATTTCCTTCGGGCGCTGAGCGGCAAGTTCTCCGGTGCGGACTTGCAGGCTGAGGTGATCGCCCGTTTCACGCCGTTGGCCGTGGAGCTGCCGCTCATGCGGGACGCGGGTTTGTTCGCTGTCGGCCCTGGGATCAGCGGCGTCGCCTTCGGCGGGCCGTCCTCTGTGGGGCCGATGGCAGGAGCCGCCGGTTGGGAGCTGCATTGA
- a CDS encoding alpha/beta hydrolase, with the protein MSTPHTAKNAWKRLFALAASASALLGALAPAAQAAPSANGPRITNQEHVADNWWKITVYSPSMDKEIVNDVSRAPGASAPTFYLLQGTEGGQDGRSWFDLTAAPEFFKGKRVNVIAPIGDPGSMYTDWDQDDPVLGRVRWQTYLTRELPAALGKQFGESAKHAVGGVSISGAPALDLMAQDPKFFAAAASYSGCPITSGAREWETASLVRYAGGGDPANMWSGDEWAEHDPSLNLPKLKGKPIYLGASSGAPGEDQGAVGSGFIEGLAQQCTDEFAQQAREAGLNPTYDRREQGGHDWDFFESEMEASWSQVIAPALGTK; encoded by the coding sequence ATGAGCACGCCGCACACGGCCAAGAATGCCTGGAAGAGATTGTTCGCATTGGCCGCCAGCGCGAGCGCCTTGCTCGGCGCGCTCGCGCCCGCCGCGCAGGCCGCGCCGAGCGCGAACGGCCCGCGCATCACAAACCAAGAGCACGTCGCGGACAACTGGTGGAAGATCACCGTTTACTCGCCGTCGATGGACAAAGAGATCGTCAACGACGTCTCGCGCGCCCCCGGCGCGTCCGCCCCCACGTTCTACCTGTTGCAGGGGACTGAAGGCGGGCAGGACGGCAGGTCGTGGTTCGACCTCACCGCAGCGCCCGAGTTCTTCAAGGGCAAACGGGTGAACGTCATCGCCCCCATCGGCGACCCCGGCAGCATGTACACCGATTGGGACCAGGACGATCCGGTCCTCGGCCGGGTGCGGTGGCAGACGTATCTCACGCGCGAGCTGCCCGCCGCGCTCGGCAAGCAGTTCGGGGAGAGCGCCAAGCACGCGGTCGGCGGCGTCTCGATCAGCGGGGCCCCCGCCCTTGACCTCATGGCGCAGGACCCGAAGTTCTTCGCGGCAGCCGCCTCGTACAGCGGCTGCCCGATCACCAGCGGCGCGCGTGAGTGGGAGACGGCTTCACTGGTGCGCTACGCGGGCGGCGGGGACCCCGCCAACATGTGGTCGGGGGACGAATGGGCCGAGCACGACCCTTCCTTGAACCTGCCCAAGCTCAAAGGCAAGCCGATCTACTTGGGCGCGTCGAGCGGAGCCCCTGGGGAGGACCAGGGCGCTGTCGGCAGCGGCTTCATCGAAGGGCTGGCGCAGCAGTGCACGGACGAGTTCGCGCAACAAGCTCGCGAGGCCGGGCTCAACCCGACCTACGACCGGCGCGAGCAGGGCGGCCACGACTGGGACTTCTTCGAGTCCGAGATGGAGGCTTCCTGGAGCCAGGTCATCGCCCCCGCCCTCGGGACGAAATGA
- the mshB gene encoding N-acetyl-1-D-myo-inositol-2-amino-2-deoxy-alpha-D-glucopyranoside deacetylase, which produces MNDNDSPRALFVFAHPDDETILSGGTMARLAAEGAHVSLLTCTLGEEGEVIAPELRELAADRADQLGGWRIAELRSALDRLGSPRGARISQHWLAGPGRWRDSGMAAGRNTHPRAFIGGDFGEQARAAAKTIREVRPHVVVTHDPEGGYGHRDHIYANRLVVEAVKIAAAETHSEFGAPWQVKKLYWTGIGESAWRRAIKELGRRAIPDGFELVHADVAKPRRDEEITTVVDIGDYRAAKLAALAAHATQITVCHELAAFALSNKALTPVPAEEHFLLVPLRFGAVDNQDLDNRNPNSQPPADQAREDHLLTGLGFA; this is translated from the coding sequence ATGAACGACAACGACAGCCCGAGGGCGCTCTTCGTGTTCGCGCACCCCGACGACGAGACCATTCTCAGCGGCGGCACCATGGCCCGCCTCGCCGCAGAAGGAGCCCACGTCTCTCTCTTGACATGCACGCTTGGCGAGGAGGGCGAGGTCATCGCCCCCGAGTTGCGCGAGCTTGCCGCCGACCGGGCCGACCAGCTCGGCGGCTGGCGGATCGCGGAGCTGCGCTCGGCATTGGACCGGCTGGGGTCGCCGCGGGGCGCCCGGATCAGCCAACATTGGCTCGCCGGTCCGGGCAGATGGCGGGACTCGGGCATGGCCGCTGGGCGCAACACCCATCCGCGCGCGTTCATCGGGGGCGATTTCGGCGAGCAGGCCAGGGCGGCGGCGAAGACGATCCGAGAGGTGCGCCCGCACGTCGTGGTCACCCATGACCCCGAGGGCGGCTACGGGCACCGGGACCACATCTACGCCAACCGCCTCGTCGTGGAAGCGGTCAAGATCGCCGCCGCGGAGACGCACAGCGAGTTCGGCGCGCCCTGGCAGGTGAAGAAGTTGTATTGGACGGGCATTGGCGAATCGGCGTGGCGGCGCGCGATCAAAGAGCTCGGCCGGCGGGCGATCCCGGACGGCTTCGAGCTCGTGCACGCCGACGTGGCCAAGCCTCGGCGGGACGAGGAGATCACGACTGTCGTGGACATCGGCGATTACCGCGCCGCGAAGCTCGCGGCATTGGCCGCGCACGCCACACAAATCACCGTCTGCCACGAGCTCGCGGCGTTCGCCTTGTCCAACAAGGCGCTCACCCCAGTGCCTGCCGAAGAGCATTTCCTGCTAGTCCCGCTCCGCTTCGGCGCTGTCGACAACCAGGATCTCGACAACCGCAACCCGAACAGCCAGCCCCCGGCGGACCAGGCCCGCGAAGACCATCTGCTGACGGGGCTCGGGTTTGCCTGA